The Euleptes europaea isolate rEulEur1 chromosome 2, rEulEur1.hap1, whole genome shotgun sequence genome has a segment encoding these proteins:
- the POLR2E gene encoding DNA-directed RNA polymerases I, II, and III subunit RPABC1 — MDDEEETYRLWKIRKTIMQLCHDRGYLVTQDELDQTLDEFKAQFGDKPSEGRPRRTDLTVLVAHNDDPTDQMFVFFPEEPKVGIKTIKMYCQRMQEENITRALIVVQQGMTPSAKQSLVDMAPKYILEQFLQQELLINITEHELVPEHVVMTKEEVTELLARYKLRENQLPRIQAGDPVARYFGIKRGQVVKIIRPSETAGRYITYRLVQ, encoded by the exons ATGGACGACGAGGAGGAGACCTACCGGCTGTGGAAGATCCGGAAAACCATCATGCAG CTCTGTCATGATCGAGGCTACCTAGTGACCCAGGATGAGTTGGACCAGACCCTGGATGAATTCAAAGCTCAGTTCGGGGATAAGCCCAGCGAGGGGAGGCCGCGGCGGACGGACCTCACCGTGTTGGTGGCCCACAACGACGACCCTACGGATCAGATGTTCGTGTTCTTCCCAG AGGAACCCAAAGTCGGGATTAAGACCATCAAGATGTACTGCCAGCGAATGCAGGAGGAGAACATTACCCGGGCCCTCATTGTGGTGCAGCAGGGCATGACGCCCTCAGCAAAGCAG tcTCTCGTGGACATGGCTCCGAAGTacatcctggagcagttcctgcaGCAGGAGTTGCTGATCAACATTACGGAACATGAG CTGGTCCCTGAGCACGTGGTCAtgaccaaggaagaagtgacagaattACTCGCCAGATA TAAGCTGCGGGAAAACCAGCTTCCCAGGATCCAGGCCGGAGATCCGGTGGCCAGGTACTTCGGAATCAAGCGAGGCCAG GTGGTCAAGATAATCCGTCCCAGTGAAACCGCTGGCCGATACATCACTTACCGGCTGGTGCAGTAG